The Calothrix sp. PCC 7507 DNA segment CTGTGATGTATGCCCCTAATGGTGGTTTGTTATCGGGGAGGTTATATTCTTTGAGGATGTGTTCTTGGGCTTCTATACCGTGCCATCTTTTGGGTGGGAGGGGAATGAAATGCTGTTTTCCGTCGTAAATGCTGCGTTCAAATGCGTCTAAACTTTTGCATTCTCCGAAAAAGGCATCCATGCCGATAATGGCTATTTTTGATGATGGTGGGTGTTGTTCTAACATGATTTAAAGGATATGAATTTGTTTCACGCAGAGGCGCAGAGGCGCAAAGGGAAGAATTTGTAAAGCTGCGCCAAATCCTGGCTTTTTTTCAACGCAAAGGTACGCAGAGGTTTTCTTGTTCGAGGATGAGGTGGGAATTGGTACCGCCAAAGCCGAAGGCGCTGAGGGCGGCACGTTTGATGGGGGTGTTGTTGGGCCAGGGTGTGGGGGTTCTGACTATGGTTTTTGCTGAGATGATGTTATTGTCGGCACCGATGGGTTCGGTGACGTTAATTGTTGGGGGGATAAGGCTATGATTCATGCTACAAATTGTTTTGGTTAAGCTAACCATGCCGGCAGTAACGAGTAGGTGACCGACGTTAGCTTTGGTTGAACCAATTAGGGGTTTGGCTTGGTGTTGGCCGAAGAAGGTTTCTATGGAGTTGAATTCTGTGGTATCTCCTAATAGGGTGCCTGTAGCGTGACACTCCATATAATCTATTTGGTTGGGATTAATTTTTGCTTCGGTATATGCGCGTTCAAATGCTAAGGTTTGTCCTTTGGAATTAGGGCTGAGTAGGTGTTTACCTTTGCCGTCGTTGGAGAGTCCATTACCGATGATGGTGGCTAAAATTTTGTCGCCGTCTCTGATAGCATCACTATAGCGTTTGAGCATGACCATGCCGATGCCTTCAGATGTGATGAGTCCTCTGGAGGATTTATCTAGGGGTGAACTGATGCCGTTTTCGGGGTAGCCTTGGATTCCGGAGAATAGCATCCGCAAGAATAGTGGGTCTACACAGCTGATGGCACCAGCTAACATGACATCGGCTTTGTGCGATCGCAAGTAATGAGATGCCAGCTTGATGGCATAAAATGAGGATGAGCAAGCTGCGTCTATGCAGAAATGATTGCTAGATAAGGAGAAAGCTTGGGAGATTAACGCGGCTGGTAAGCCGGATATCATGGCGTTGCTGGGAGAGGCTTTAGCGGTTGTGGGTAATTTCGCTAGTTTGAAGTCTTGGTCTTGTAGTAGTTGTGCGATCGCTGGATTAATGGTTTGCTGATAAATGGGGGCAAATAATTGATTGGAAGATTTGGTAGGAAAGGATAAGTTGCCTAGAATTACGCCGCATTTTGAGAGAACGCTTTGGTTCCCCCAGTAGCCACTATTTTGTATCGCTTGTTTGGCGGCGTATAGTGACCACTTGAAGGTATTATCTAAGCCGTGGAGTAGTTCTGGTGGTAGGTTATATTCGCTGGGGTTAAATTGAAAGTCGCGGATATATCCGCCTTTGAGAAAGTAAATTTTTTCCGGTTTGCCTTTATTTTGGTCGTAAAATATTGTGGGATCTACGCCTAAGTCTTGGGTGGTAACGTTAGATGTGGAGTCTTTTTCTGCGGTGAGATTTTGCCAAAACTTTTCGGGATTATTGGCGTCGGGAAAGAGACATGATAATCCGATTATGGCGATTTTTTCCATTATTCATATCCTAAGTTGGGGTTTTATGGTGTTAGGATTTACGCTGTTCCCCAGTAGGATTTTTTTGTTTCACGCAGAGACGCAGAGGCGCAGAGAAGAGGAGTTTAAGATTAATTCAGCAACACCGAGTTTTTATTAGAGTAAAGTACACTCAATCTTTCTCTCTGCGTCTTTGCACGCCAGTTGCTACAACGGAGGAAACCTCCGCAACGCACTGGCTCGCCTCTGCGTGATCAAAATTCATTATTTTGGTTGCAGTAAGTCCATTGGTACAACAACTGCTCTAGATCCTAGGATACGCGAGAATAGTTGTCCGTTGCGATCGTGGAGGTAGAAGTCGGCGGTGGCGCTGGTGGCTTTTTTCTCTTTGATTTCGCAGGAAACATAAAAGGTTTCGTTGCAGGGTGTGGTTCTATACTGTTCGGATGTGGCCATTTGTCCTGGTAAGCAAACTTCTTGATGAAAATGGCTTAACCAAATCCATAATGGGTGGGTGCTAAGGTCTGTTGAATAGGGGTTATGCCAATGGATGGGGAATTGTCCTTGTTGTTGGGGTGTGATGTCTTTCCAAAAGCATTCTACTGTAATTTTTTCTGGGCTGATGTTTAAAACTTTTTCAATTGCTTGGAAGCAGGGGCCGTGAAATAATGAGGATGCGCCGTTCTGGTATAAGTCTTTGCCTGCGGTGGTGATGATGTTGTCTGGGGTGAGATTTACTCTTTCATAAATTGGGGCTGTGGGTAGTTCTCTTACTAGTTTGACTGTAGAACTGAAGTGATAATGGGTTTTGCCTTGGGGGGTTTTGCTGAGAATTTTGGCTTGAATTTCGATTGATTCACCATCGTTTTTGGTGAGTTCTTTTAGTTCGAGTATGTGTTCTGTTGCTACGGTTTCGTTGAAGATGATTCCTTTTAAGAATTTAAATTCCTTGCAACTGAAATATCTATAGCCTGGATAACATTCTTCACAACCGTTAATCATCCATGACATGGCGTTGGTTGCTGGTAATACTGGATATCCAGCTATCATATGATCTAGTAGAAAGGGGTTATTTTCTACTGTCATGCGCCGCCGAATGCGATAGGTTTTGAGTGTGGAATCTAGGGGCGCTGGTGGTGGTGTCATGGGGCTACCAATGACAAGTTGGGTAGTGGCGTGATGTTGGGGTTGCAGTTCTTTGACTAGCATTTGTGTGCCAACTTCTACGGGGATGATGTCAATTCCTCTTTCGGCTAAGGCTTTTTTGAGTTCTGGTGACACCATTCCACTATCCCAAGCGCCCCAGTTGATGGCGACTACGTGACAGTCTGGGTAGTTTTGTTTGATGAGGTGGGCTGATTTGTTGAGGATTTCGTTGGCGATCGCATAATCTGATTGTCCAATGTTGCCGTAAAATCCTGTTACGGAGGAAAACAACACTAAGTGCTGGAGTTGTTCGGGGTTAATGCAAGTTAACAGGTTTTCTAGTCCCTGAACTTTGGCGGTGTAAACTTTTTCAAAGTCTTGTTCGGTTTTCTTTTCGATTAATTTATCGGCTAGGTTGCCTGCGCCATGTATGATACCTGTGATTCTTCCCACACGGTTGACAACGGCGTTTAGTTTCTGTTGTAAGGCGATTTTATCTGTGACATCGACGCTGAGATATTCTGCAGTGCTTCCTGTTTGTTGAATGGCTGCTAAGGTTTTTTTGATTTCTCGGCTGGAGTCAATTTTGTTATAGATTTTTTGTACACTCATGGGTGTGGGTTTCTCTCCTTGGGCTAGGAGATTTTCCATGATGCGTTTTTTTAATGGAGCGTCTTCTAAACAATCTTGAGCATATTCTGGTTCGGTGGCTAATAGTTCCGAACGACCGAGGAGGATGAATTTACCGGGTTGTTTTTTTGCTAATTTGATGGTGCATTCGGCGGTGATTCCTTTGGCGCCGCCAGTTATGAGGAATACTGAGGGGGTTTGTGTGGTCATAATGTTTTAGTTTTTTTTTAAACGCAGAGGGGCGCGGAGTACACGCGGAGGGGCGCGGAGTTTTGCTGGGTTGATTTGGCTGGGAATTTATGCGATCGTGTTCTGAGGTTGGAGTTTGAGGTTCAGAACTCGACATGTGAGGTTTGAAGTGAGAACTGTCGGGTTCAAAATGAGAACTGTCGAGTTCTGAACGAAAAGCTTCGGGTTCTAAAGGCGAACTGTCGAGTTCAGAACCCGAACTCTCAGGATTAAAACGAGAACTGTCGGGTTTGAAACTATAGCGATTCTTATTTACGTGAGGTACACCCGTAGGGGGCACGGCAATGCCGTGCCCTTACACCCGGCGATATAATTTTGTGAGGTGTCTGAATGCGAACCACTATATTTCTCGCCTCATCCTCCTCATCTCCCTTATCTCTTCACCCCCTTCATTCCTTTATTCTGCTGAAGTAGTTAGAGTAACTCGCCCTTGGGAACCGTAAGCAACCTCGCTAATATAGAGGTTGGAGTCGTGCAATTCAGCAATAATATGTTGTGCTGACTGCTTGGCATCAAGGGCGGGACTTAAATCAATGGCGCGTGTATATACTTTCGGCCATTCCCATCTCAGGGTTTTGGTTAATCCAAATAAACCGGCACCGATGACTCCATAATTAACTTTGTGTTCAAAGCCGAATGCACCATCTAAGCGTGTAACTGTACAGAAACAACTGCGTCCATAATGCGCTGCGTCATTGAGGGATTTTTTCAGGTGTTTGGCGATGAAGAACACTTGTTTAACGATCGCCTTTTCTGCTTCTATGTAACCAATGGTGTTTTTGACTCTTAATGTTGGGTGAATATGGATGAAGGCGCCTATCTTGCCAATGTTACTAGCGATCGCTGATAATTTATGTTGCAGTAATTCTTCGCTCAAGTCGGCTAGGGTGATACGTGTGACTCCCGCTGGTAACTGGGCTTGTGTTGAGACAACAGATTGCGGGAAGCTTAAAACTACAATTTGCCAACCACGTTCAATTAAGCTTTGCACTACCACCGAGGTGGTGAGGGAACCATCATCGGTGATTAAACCAATGTGTCCCTCTGGTAATGTGAAATCTAAATCATCTGGTGGGGGGAGAAATTTGAGTTTGGCTGGACGGCGTTTGACGTTATGCTCTATATCTATCGGCTCGTCGTCAAACTCAAACTGGGACTTTTTTTTTTCACTTCCAGCAGCTAGCTTCTGGAGATAATCAACTATTTGACCGATTGTCCTTAAGTCTCCCAGTTCTTCGAGATTCGGTTTGGGTAAGTCAGGATACATTTCTTGCATCGTCCCCAGGATTTCGACTCGCTTGATAGAGTCAATCCCTAAGTCGGCTTCCATGTCCATTTCCATTTCCAGCATCTCGACTGGGTAGCCTGTCTTTTCACTGGTGATGTTTAACAGGGTTTGTCCTAAGTCTGCGTAATCAGTAGTTGCAGTTGTTTCTACTTCTGGAGTGAATGCAACGATTTCGTTGACTGGGATTGCTTGAGGAATTGCAACTGGTTCAACTACTGCTGCTACTGGAGGAATGACGACTGGTTCAACAACAGGCGCAACTTCTACAGCTTGTTGGATTTCTTGAATGGCGATATCAACAGAGACACTGCGGGAAGCGTGAGATTCTAGATACTCAACAACTTGTCCAATGGTGCGTTTTTCCGAAAGTTCTTCTAAGTTTGGCTTGGGCAAGTTGGGGTATAACTCTTGTAGTCCTCCCAAAATTTCCACCCGTTTGATGGAGTCAATCCCTAAGTCGGCTTCCATATCCATGTCCATTTCTAACATTTCAATGGGGTAGCCTGTTTTTTCACTGGTGATTTCTAACAGGTGTTTACCCAATTCAGCTAGATTCAAATCACTAGCTACAGGTGCTGGCTGAATTTCCGCAACTTTAGGAATTTCAACTACAGGTGCTGGTGGAATTTCTGCAACTTTGGGTGTTTCAACTACAGGTACTGGCTGAATTTCTGCAACTTTAGGAATTTCAACTACAGGTGCTGGTGGAATTTCTGCAATTGTGAAAGCAGGAACTACAGGAGTCTCAACTACAGGCGCAGGCTGGATTTCCCAAACAGGTGCAGCTACAGATGCAGGCTGAATTTCTCCCCTGCTCCCCTGCTCCCCTGCTTTTTCACCCGAGAGTAACTGAGAATATTGTTGCTGTATGAGTTGGAAAAAGTTTTTGCTGTATTCTACCTGTTCTTGCAGATACTTTTCATGGATGCGGAGGGTTTCACCTTGTTGGGCGTGAAACTGCATCATGCTACGCTGTAAGCCTTCCATGACTACAGGCTTAATTTCGGTGTTTGCTTTAGAGTTAGCCAGGACAGAATTCTGCTGCTCCATCAGTTGAAAGAATGTTTTGGTATATTCAATCTGATGGTTGAGATAAGAACCGTGCAGTTGTAAATTTTCGCTTTGATTTTGCTGGAACTGTTTGAGCAGATATTCTAAACTTTCGAGAATCTGCTGATAATTTACAGGTTTTTCTGGCATCTTAGATTCCTGGTAAGAGGCTGGGGGAAAAGATTTCTCTCCCTGTTCCCCTGCTTCTAAGAGGGTGGGGACAACAGAGGTTTTTTTATGTCCATTTCCCTCGATGGCTGGGGTTGTGGGAGTCGCCGCTGCTAAAGTTGCGAAGTCAGCTGCAATTCCCGCAAACTCTGGTGATGGGGTAGCTGCTAACTTAACTTGATGTCCATTTTGCAAAGCTTGGGCGAAGGCGTTTTTGGTTTTTTCGGACTTATAGCTAATACCGTTCAATTTCACGGTTAAAGCTTTCTTTTTCTGGTCTTCTGGTGCGGGGGGTGTGGGTGGAATTTGGTAAGGGTCGAGGTTTTTCAAGTTCATCCCAATTACCCGCAACTGCACTGCAGCTTCTCTCAAAGAGCGATCGCTATTCTTTTGTGTACTGGGGTTCAAAGTTACGGTAATATGGGGGCGATCGCCTAATGTATCTTTGACTAAGTTAGAAAGTATCTTCCTCGGTCCAAATTCCACGAAGCATGTCCCACCAGCCGCATAAATATTCTCAATCTCCTGTTTAAACAGCACGGAGTTGGAAAGGTGGGTTTCCAGGATTTTTTGAATTGCTGGGGCTTCTTGGGGATATTGCTTCCCGGTGACGTTGCTGAAAACCGGAATTTTGGGAGTTTGGAAATTAACAGACTTAGTTGCAATGGCGAAGGATTTTTGAGCAAAAGCAATTAAGGGTGTGTGGAAGGCTGCAGATACAGGTAGCAACACTGCTGCATATCCTTGGTCATGCAATGCTTGACGCACCTTAGCGATTTCTGCGGTGGGTCCTGCCAAGACAACTTGTGTGGGAGAATTAAAATTAGCGATCGCAACTTGGGGATAATGCCGCACTACGGCTTCTACTTTGCTAATTTCTTCTTTCACCGCCAACATGCTTCCCGCATCATGGTCAGGGTCTTCTGGTGCCGCCATTGCTTGACCCCTAGCTTTGACTAAGAAGAAATAATCTTGGTCACTCAAAACACCCGCAGCCCACAAAGCAGTCAATTCCCCAAAGCTGTGTCCTGCCACAAAGTCTGACCTAAACCCAGCTTGTTGCAAAATGGAATACAACCCAGCGCTCAATACGCCAATCGCAGGTTGAGCATATTCTGTGCGTTGCAAAGCCGCAACTTGAGCGTTCTTTTCTGACTCTTCAAATACCGGATTGGGGAAAACAATCTGCGACAACGGCTGCAAATTATCTTTAAGCAACAAACTATCCATGTAGCCATAAATTCGTCGCAAGGTGGGGAAGTTCATCACCACATCCCGTCCCATTTCCAAGTATTGCGAACCTTGTCCAGAGAATAGCGCCACAACTTTACCGCCCAGTGCCATCCCAGAGGCGCGATAATAAATCCCTTGGGGATGTTCCCAAGATGCAGCAGACCCTTTGAGTTTCAACCAGTCCAGGCTAGTTTGCATAAACTTGCAAGCTTCTTGCAGAGTTTCCGCAACAAATCCAACTCTGGCTGCAGCTAAGGGAATTTCTTGGTTTTGGCAATCCTGAACTAATTGGGCGTAGTGTCTGTCTCCTTCTTTTGACTGCAACTTACCCAAAGTTTCTTCACACTTCATCACCAATTGCGCTGGAGTGTCTGCAAATAAGAGTATCTCTGCAGGTGCATTGTGTAAGCGATAAGGACGGTTTTGTTCCGCTTCATGTTCTTCCAAAACCACATGATAATTAGTCCCGCCAAAACCAAAGGAACTCACACCCGCCCGTCTTGGCGCTTCTCCATCCGCCCGAATCCAAGGTCTAGTTTCGGTGTTCAAATAAAAGGACGAATTTTTAATGTTGAGCTTGGGGTTTGGCTCGGTAATATTAATTGTGGCTGGCAAGATTTTGTGATGTAACGCCAACGCTGTTTTAATCAAACTCGCCGCACCAGCCGCCGCTTTGGTATGTCCAATTTGGGACTTAACGCTACCCAGTGCAATGTGCTGTCTTTTTTGGTCTTCTTCGTTAAAGAAATCTCTTAAAGACCCGAACTCGGTGGGGTCCCCAGCCATTGTCCC contains these protein-coding regions:
- a CDS encoding polyketide synthase, with the protein product MEKIAIIGLSCLFPDANNPEKFWQNLTAEKDSTSNVTTQDLGVDPTIFYDQNKGKPEKIYFLKGGYIRDFQFNPSEYNLPPELLHGLDNTFKWSLYAAKQAIQNSGYWGNQSVLSKCGVILGNLSFPTKSSNQLFAPIYQQTINPAIAQLLQDQDFKLAKLPTTAKASPSNAMISGLPAALISQAFSLSSNHFCIDAACSSSFYAIKLASHYLRSHKADVMLAGAISCVDPLFLRMLFSGIQGYPENGISSPLDKSSRGLITSEGIGMVMLKRYSDAIRDGDKILATIIGNGLSNDGKGKHLLSPNSKGQTLAFERAYTEAKINPNQIDYMECHATGTLLGDTTEFNSIETFFGQHQAKPLIGSTKANVGHLLVTAGMVSLTKTICSMNHSLIPPTINVTEPIGADNNIISAKTIVRTPTPWPNNTPIKRAALSAFGFGGTNSHLILEQENLCVPLR
- a CDS encoding SDR family NAD(P)-dependent oxidoreductase; its protein translation is MTTQTPSVFLITGGAKGITAECTIKLAKKQPGKFILLGRSELLATEPEYAQDCLEDAPLKKRIMENLLAQGEKPTPMSVQKIYNKIDSSREIKKTLAAIQQTGSTAEYLSVDVTDKIALQQKLNAVVNRVGRITGIIHGAGNLADKLIEKKTEQDFEKVYTAKVQGLENLLTCINPEQLQHLVLFSSVTGFYGNIGQSDYAIANEILNKSAHLIKQNYPDCHVVAINWGAWDSGMVSPELKKALAERGIDIIPVEVGTQMLVKELQPQHHATTQLVIGSPMTPPPAPLDSTLKTYRIRRRMTVENNPFLLDHMIAGYPVLPATNAMSWMINGCEECYPGYRYFSCKEFKFLKGIIFNETVATEHILELKELTKNDGESIEIQAKILSKTPQGKTHYHFSSTVKLVRELPTAPIYERVNLTPDNIITTAGKDLYQNGASSLFHGPCFQAIEKVLNISPEKITVECFWKDITPQQQGQFPIHWHNPYSTDLSTHPLWIWLSHFHQEVCLPGQMATSEQYRTTPCNETFYVSCEIKEKKATSATADFYLHDRNGQLFSRILGSRAVVVPMDLLQPK
- a CDS encoding type I polyketide synthase — encoded protein: MSAYSIDTALAELESLINSCEKDLIKFIEEKKVNSEKPMSINKINRKLQQNPIAIIGMASLFPQARNLREYWRNIVNKIDCITDVPSTHWSVEDYYDPNPRTTEDKTYCKRGGFIPEVDFNPMEFGIPPSILEVTDVSQLLSLVVAKEAMEDAGYGESREFSRETIGVILGVAMAKQLGMPLSARLEYPIWEKALKSSGLSDEDTQKIVEKIKSAYIKWDENAFPGMLANVVAGRIANRLNFGGMNCVVDAACASSFGALKMAISELVEHRSDMMLTGGVDTDNTIMAYISFSKTPAVSPSEHVRPFDAKSDGMMLGEGIGMIVLKRLEDAERDNDKIYAVIKGIGTSSDGRYKSIYAPRKEGQVSALRRAYDDAGFSPATVGLMEAHGTGTMAGDPTEFGSLRDFFNEEDQKRQHIALGSVKSQIGHTKAAAGAASLIKTALALHHKILPATINITEPNPKLNIKNSSFYLNTETRPWIRADGEAPRRAGVSSFGFGGTNYHVVLEEHEAEQNRPYRLHNAPAEILLFADTPAQLVMKCEETLGKLQSKEGDRHYAQLVQDCQNQEIPLAAARVGFVAETLQEACKFMQTSLDWLKLKGSAASWEHPQGIYYRASGMALGGKVVALFSGQGSQYLEMGRDVVMNFPTLRRIYGYMDSLLLKDNLQPLSQIVFPNPVFEESEKNAQVAALQRTEYAQPAIGVLSAGLYSILQQAGFRSDFVAGHSFGELTALWAAGVLSDQDYFFLVKARGQAMAAPEDPDHDAGSMLAVKEEISKVEAVVRHYPQVAIANFNSPTQVVLAGPTAEIAKVRQALHDQGYAAVLLPVSAAFHTPLIAFAQKSFAIATKSVNFQTPKIPVFSNVTGKQYPQEAPAIQKILETHLSNSVLFKQEIENIYAAGGTCFVEFGPRKILSNLVKDTLGDRPHITVTLNPSTQKNSDRSLREAAVQLRVIGMNLKNLDPYQIPPTPPAPEDQKKKALTVKLNGISYKSEKTKNAFAQALQNGHQVKLAATPSPEFAGIAADFATLAAATPTTPAIEGNGHKKTSVVPTLLEAGEQGEKSFPPASYQESKMPEKPVNYQQILESLEYLLKQFQQNQSENLQLHGSYLNHQIEYTKTFFQLMEQQNSVLANSKANTEIKPVVMEGLQRSMMQFHAQQGETLRIHEKYLQEQVEYSKNFFQLIQQQYSQLLSGEKAGEQGSRGEIQPASVAAPVWEIQPAPVVETPVVPAFTIAEIPPAPVVEIPKVAEIQPVPVVETPKVAEIPPAPVVEIPKVAEIQPAPVASDLNLAELGKHLLEITSEKTGYPIEMLEMDMDMEADLGIDSIKRVEILGGLQELYPNLPKPNLEELSEKRTIGQVVEYLESHASRSVSVDIAIQEIQQAVEVAPVVEPVVIPPVAAVVEPVAIPQAIPVNEIVAFTPEVETTATTDYADLGQTLLNITSEKTGYPVEMLEMEMDMEADLGIDSIKRVEILGTMQEMYPDLPKPNLEELGDLRTIGQIVDYLQKLAAGSEKKKSQFEFDDEPIDIEHNVKRRPAKLKFLPPPDDLDFTLPEGHIGLITDDGSLTTSVVVQSLIERGWQIVVLSFPQSVVSTQAQLPAGVTRITLADLSEELLQHKLSAIASNIGKIGAFIHIHPTLRVKNTIGYIEAEKAIVKQVFFIAKHLKKSLNDAAHYGRSCFCTVTRLDGAFGFEHKVNYGVIGAGLFGLTKTLRWEWPKVYTRAIDLSPALDAKQSAQHIIAELHDSNLYISEVAYGSQGRVTLTTSAE